Proteins encoded together in one Columba livia isolate bColLiv1 breed racing homer chromosome 3, bColLiv1.pat.W.v2, whole genome shotgun sequence window:
- the TENT5A gene encoding terminal nucleotidyltransferase 5A yields the protein MADDEKAGGSPSGSYAGGCESAHCNVLSWEQVQRLDRILSETIPIHGRGNFPTLAMQPRQIVKVVRSRLEEKGIGLRDVRLNGSAASHVLHQDSGLGYKDLDLIFCADLKGEAEFQTVKDVVLDCLLDFLPEGVNKEKITPLTLKEAYVQKMVKVCNDSDRWSLISLSNNSGKNVELKFVDSLRRQFEFSVDSFQIKLDSLLLFYECSENPMTETFHPTIIGESVYGDFQEAFDHLCNKIIATRNPEEIRGGGLLKYCNLLVRGFRAASESEIKSLQRYMCSRFFIDFSDIGEQQRKLESYLQNHFVGLEDRKYDYLMTLHGVVNESTVCLMGHERRQTLNLITMLAIRVLAEQNIIPNVANVTCYYQPAPYVADANFSNYYIAQVQTVFPCQQHTYSTWLPCN from the exons ATGGCAGACGATGAGAAGGCCGGCGGTAGCCCCAGCGGGAGTTACGCGGGCGGCTGCGAGAGCGCGCACTGTAACGTGCTGAGCTGGGAGCAAGTGCAGCGGCTGGACCGCATCCTCAGTGAGACCATCCCCATCCACGGCCGCGGCAACTTCCCCACGCTCGCCATGCAGCCCCGCCAGATCGTCAAGGTGGTGCGGAGCCGGCTGGAGGAGAAGGGCATCGGCCTGCGGGACGTGCGGCTCAACGGCTCGGCCGCCAGCCACGTCCTGCACCAGGATAGCGGCCTGGGCTACAAGGACTTGGACCTCATATTCTGCGCCGACCTCAAAGGGGAAGCCGAGTTTCAGACTGTGAAGGACGTGGTCTTGGACTGCCTCTTGGATTTCTTGCCCGAGGGGGTGAACAAGGAGAAGATCACGCCGCTCACCCTCAAG GAGGCTTATGTGCAGAAAATGGTAAAAGTATGCAATGATTCAGACCGATGGAGTCTCATCTCCCTGTCCAACAACAGTGGCAAAAATGTGGAACTGAAATTTGTGGACTCTCTGAGGCGGCAGTTTGAATTCAGTGTCGATTCCTTTCAAATCAAGCTGGACTCCCTGCTGCTTTTTTATGAATGCTCAGAGAATCCGATGACTGAAACTTTTCACCCAACTATCATTGGTGAGAGCGTCTATGGGGATTTCCAGGAAGCCTTTGATCACCTCTGCAACAAGATAATCGCCACCAGAAACCCAGAAGAAATCAGAGGAGGTGGTCTTCTGAAGTACTGCAACCTTTTGGTAAGGGGCTTTAGGGCTGCCTCCGAATCCGAGATTAAGTCCCTGCAGAGGTACATGTGCTCGAGGTTTTTCATTGACTTCTCAGACATtggagaacagcagagaaagctgGAGTCCTACTTGCAGAACCACTTTGTGGGATTAGAGGACCGCAAGTATGACTATCTCATGACCCTTCACGGTGTGGTGAATGAGAGCACAGTGTGCCTGATGGGACATGAGAGGAGACAGACTCTGAATCTGATCACCATGCTGGCCATCCGGGTCCTAGCCGAGCAAAATATCATCCCCAATGTGGCCAATGTCACCTGCTATTACCAGCCAGCCCCATATGTAGCAGATGCCAACTTCAGCAATTACTATATTGCCCAGGTTCAGACGGTTTTCCCTTGCCAGCAGCACACATACTCTACTTGGCTGCCCTGTAATTAA